Proteins from a single region of Chryseobacterium sp. W4I1:
- a CDS encoding nuclear transport factor 2 family protein, with product MNKLIAAALVFSSLCFGQENQEIEKPIRNLFSGMKNADPEMVKSAFAEGAILQTLAKDGTVKNENVQEFIASFSKFSKDDLDERITIEAIHTDGGLASVFTPYSFFFKGKFSHCGANSFQLVKQQNDWKIQYIIDTRRKENCKEIK from the coding sequence ATGAATAAACTTATTGCAGCAGCCTTAGTTTTCAGTTCTTTATGCTTTGGACAGGAGAATCAGGAGATAGAAAAACCTATTCGTAATTTATTTTCAGGAATGAAAAATGCTGATCCTGAAATGGTGAAATCTGCTTTTGCAGAAGGGGCAATTCTTCAGACTCTTGCAAAGGACGGAACTGTGAAAAATGAAAACGTACAGGAGTTTATTGCTTCTTTTTCTAAGTTTTCAAAAGACGATCTGGATGAAAGAATTACTATTGAGGCTATTCACACAGATGGCGGGCTTGCCAGTGTTTTTACCCCTTATTCTTTCTTTTTTAAAGGTAAATTCTCCCATTGCGGTGCCAACAGTTTTCAGTTGGTAAAACAGCAGAACGACTGGAAAATTCAGTACATTATTGATACCAGAAGAAAGGAAAACTGTAAAGAGATAAAATAG